One stretch of Streptomyces peucetius DNA includes these proteins:
- a CDS encoding PaaI family thioesterase — protein sequence MTGLELDTAREVLDSQPFSRLVGARITAFGDGEAVLEVDIGEELHQQNGFLHGGVVAYAADNAITFAAGTTLGPAVLTGGFSVQYVRPATGRSLLARAAVVHSGRRQAVVRCDLFTTGPDGDETLCAVAQGTVLSAAPQPERKP from the coding sequence ATGACCGGACTTGAACTCGACACGGCCCGCGAGGTGCTCGACAGCCAGCCGTTCAGCAGACTGGTCGGGGCGCGGATCACCGCTTTCGGGGACGGGGAGGCGGTGCTCGAAGTGGACATTGGCGAGGAACTGCACCAGCAGAACGGCTTTCTGCACGGCGGTGTCGTCGCCTACGCCGCCGACAACGCCATCACCTTCGCCGCCGGGACGACGCTCGGACCGGCGGTGCTGACCGGCGGGTTCTCCGTCCAGTACGTCCGGCCCGCCACCGGACGGAGCCTTCTCGCCCGTGCCGCCGTCGTGCACAGCGGACGGCGGCAGGCCGTGGTCCGCTGCGACCTGTTCACCACCGGCCCGGACGGCGACGAGACCCTCTGCGCCGTCGCGCAGGGCACCGTGCTGTCCGCCGCCCCGCAACCCGAGAGGAAGCCGTGA
- a CDS encoding DMT family transporter translates to MSSIAVPAPALAPRRAWLTDLPVLLVAVVWGASYLAAKGITTTHTVVAVLVLRFALVLPALALAGRRRLRALTAAQWRGAALLGLILSAVFLLETYGVVNTSATNAGLIISLTMILTPLAEAAVVRRRPSASFLAAAAVSVAGVLLLTQGAGVTTPSTGDLLMLLAAVVRTVHVLAMARIKAVLGADSLSLTTVQLGAAVAVFAVLAGLPGSGTSPWAVAVGFGPREWVGLVFLSLFCTLFAFFVQMWAVRRTSPSRVSLLLGTEPLWAAAAGITLGGEHLGPAGLLGAALVLTGTTWGRRAAARADC, encoded by the coding sequence GTGTCGTCGATCGCCGTACCCGCGCCCGCGCTCGCACCGCGCCGCGCCTGGCTCACCGATCTGCCGGTGCTGCTCGTCGCCGTCGTGTGGGGCGCCAGCTACCTCGCGGCCAAGGGCATCACCACCACCCACACCGTCGTCGCCGTCCTCGTCCTGCGGTTCGCCCTCGTCCTGCCGGCGCTCGCCCTCGCCGGGCGGCGCAGGCTGCGGGCGCTGACCGCCGCCCAGTGGCGGGGCGCGGCGCTGCTCGGACTGATCCTGAGCGCCGTCTTCCTGCTCGAGACCTACGGCGTCGTGAACACCTCCGCCACCAACGCCGGGCTCATCATCAGTCTCACCATGATCCTCACCCCGCTCGCGGAGGCGGCCGTGGTCCGGCGGCGGCCGTCCGCGTCCTTCCTCGCCGCGGCCGCCGTCTCGGTCGCCGGAGTGCTGCTGCTGACCCAGGGCGCGGGTGTCACCACCCCGTCCACGGGCGACCTGCTGATGCTGCTGGCCGCCGTGGTCCGCACCGTCCATGTGCTGGCCATGGCGAGGATCAAGGCGGTGCTCGGCGCCGACTCGCTCTCCTTGACGACCGTCCAACTCGGCGCGGCCGTCGCGGTGTTCGCCGTGCTCGCCGGCCTGCCCGGCAGTGGGACGTCACCGTGGGCCGTGGCGGTCGGCTTCGGGCCGCGCGAATGGGTGGGGCTGGTGTTCCTGTCCCTGTTCTGCACCTTGTTCGCGTTCTTCGTGCAGATGTGGGCGGTGCGGCGCACCTCGCCGTCCCGCGTCAGTCTGCTGCTCGGCACCGAGCCGCTGTGGGCCGCCGCGGCCGGCATCACCCTCGGCGGCGAACACCTCGGCCCGGCCGGTCTGCTGGGCGCGGCGCTCGTGCTCACCGGGACGACCTGGGGCCGCCGCGCCGCCGCCCGGGCCGACTGCTGA
- the alc gene encoding allantoicase, producing MSASSIPSFTGDASPYGGGDPYADYRTAGPSGFPFTQYTDLADRRLGAGVVAANDEFFAERENLLKPEPAEFDPEHFGHKGKVMDGWETRRRRGVSAEQPHPTDEDHDWALVRLGAPGVVRGIVVDTAHFRGNYPQAVSIEGTSVAGSPSPEELLGDDVKWTTLVPRTAVGGHAANGFAVDVEQRFTHLRVNQHPDGGIARLRVYGEVVPDPAWLGALGTFDLVALENGGQVEDASDRFYSPATNTVQPGRSRKMDDGWETRRRRDKGNDWIRYQLAGHSEIRAVEIDTAYLKGNSAGWAALSVRDGAEGAEWREVLPRTRLQPDANHRFVLGAPAIGTHVRIDIYPDGGISRLRLFGSLTEQGAARLTARHQELGG from the coding sequence GTGTCTGCATCCTCCATCCCCTCCTTCACCGGTGACGCCAGCCCGTACGGCGGCGGCGACCCGTACGCCGACTACCGCACCGCCGGTCCGTCGGGGTTCCCCTTCACCCAGTACACCGATCTCGCCGACCGCCGCCTCGGCGCCGGTGTCGTCGCCGCCAACGACGAGTTCTTCGCCGAGCGCGAGAACCTGCTGAAGCCCGAGCCCGCCGAGTTCGACCCCGAGCACTTCGGGCACAAGGGCAAGGTCATGGACGGCTGGGAGACCCGCCGCCGCCGCGGTGTCTCCGCCGAGCAGCCCCACCCCACCGACGAGGACCACGACTGGGCGCTCGTACGCCTCGGTGCCCCCGGCGTCGTACGCGGCATCGTCGTCGACACGGCGCACTTCCGGGGCAACTACCCGCAGGCCGTGTCGATCGAGGGCACGTCCGTCGCCGGCTCCCCCTCCCCGGAGGAGCTCCTCGGCGACGACGTGAAGTGGACGACGCTGGTCCCGCGCACCGCCGTCGGCGGCCACGCCGCCAACGGCTTCGCCGTCGACGTCGAGCAGCGCTTCACCCACCTGCGGGTCAACCAGCACCCCGACGGCGGCATCGCGCGCCTGCGCGTGTACGGCGAGGTCGTGCCCGACCCCGCCTGGCTCGGCGCGCTCGGCACCTTCGACCTCGTGGCGCTCGAGAACGGCGGCCAGGTCGAGGACGCCTCCGACCGCTTCTACTCCCCGGCCACCAACACCGTCCAGCCCGGCCGCTCCCGCAAGATGGACGACGGCTGGGAGACCCGCCGCCGCCGTGACAAGGGCAACGACTGGATTCGCTACCAGCTGGCCGGCCACAGCGAGATCCGCGCCGTCGAGATCGACACCGCGTACCTCAAGGGCAACAGCGCGGGCTGGGCCGCGCTGTCCGTACGGGACGGGGCGGAGGGCGCCGAGTGGCGCGAGGTCCTGCCCCGCACGCGGCTCCAGCCCGACGCCAACCACCGGTTCGTGCTGGGCGCCCCGGCGATCGGCACCCATGTGCGGATCGACATCTACCCCGACGGCGGCATCTCCCGTCTGCGGCTGTTCGGTTCCCTGACCGAACAGGGCGCGGCGAGGCTCACCGCCCGCCACCAGGAGCTCGGCGGCTGA
- a CDS encoding dihydrofolate reductase family protein, whose protein sequence is MAKLSLTQFLTLDGVYQAPGGPEEDTRGGFDLGGWSVPYGDEDFGKFIDEVFGRVGAFLLGRRTYEIFASYWPKQTDPADPVASKLNSLPKYVASTTLESADWANSTIIGGDLVEEVTALKEHTDGELQMHGSGGLARSLMKHDLIDTLHLVVFPVVLGKGMHLFAEGATPTAFRHVEARTTGAGAAIHTYELAGRPTYGSY, encoded by the coding sequence ATGGCGAAGCTCAGCCTCACCCAGTTCCTCACCCTCGACGGCGTCTACCAGGCCCCCGGCGGACCCGAGGAGGACACCCGCGGCGGCTTCGACCTCGGTGGCTGGTCGGTGCCGTACGGCGACGAGGACTTCGGGAAGTTCATCGACGAGGTCTTCGGCCGGGTCGGCGCCTTCCTCCTCGGCCGCCGCACCTACGAAATCTTCGCGAGCTACTGGCCCAAGCAGACCGACCCCGCCGACCCGGTCGCGTCCAAGCTCAACTCCCTGCCCAAGTACGTCGCCTCGACCACGCTCGAGTCGGCCGACTGGGCCAACTCGACGATCATCGGTGGCGACCTCGTCGAGGAGGTCACCGCGCTCAAGGAGCACACCGACGGGGAACTCCAGATGCACGGCAGCGGAGGCCTCGCCCGGTCCCTGATGAAACACGACCTGATCGACACGCTGCACCTGGTCGTCTTCCCCGTGGTGCTCGGCAAGGGCATGCACCTTTTCGCGGAAGGCGCGACCCCCACCGCGTTCAGGCACGTCGAGGCGCGCACCACCGGAGCCGGAGCCGCCATCCACACGTACGAACTGGCGGGCCGGCCGACGTACGGCAGCTACTGA
- the allB gene encoding allantoinase AllB — MSDVEVELVLRSTRVVTPEGTRAATVAVAGGRITAVGPYDAEVPAGARLEDFGDDVVLPGLVDTHVHVNDPGRTEWEGFWTATRAAAAGGITTLLDMPLNSLPPTTTVDHLATKREVARSKAHIDVGFWGGAIPSNVKDLRPLHDAGVFGFKCFLSPSGVEEFPELDQEQLARSMAEISGFGGLLIVHAEDPHHLAAAPQQSGPRYADFLASRPRDAENTAIEGLISHAKRLGARVHVLHLSSSDALPLIAAAKRDGVAVTVESCPHFLTLTAEEVPDGATEFKCCPPIREAANQDALWQGLADGTINCIVSDHSPCTTDLKTPDFASAWGGISSLQLGLPAIWTEARKRGHTLDDVVRWMAKAPADLAGLSAKGAVEAGRDADFAVLAPDETFTVDPAELYHRNQATAYAGRTLYGVVRSTWLRGERIAENGNLAAPTGRLLERNN; from the coding sequence GTGTCCGACGTGGAAGTGGAACTGGTCCTGCGCTCGACGCGGGTGGTCACCCCCGAGGGGACGCGCGCCGCGACGGTCGCCGTCGCCGGCGGGCGGATCACCGCGGTGGGGCCGTACGACGCCGAGGTGCCGGCCGGTGCGCGGCTCGAAGACTTCGGGGACGACGTCGTCCTGCCCGGCCTCGTCGACACCCACGTCCATGTGAACGACCCCGGCCGCACCGAGTGGGAGGGCTTCTGGACGGCCACCCGCGCGGCCGCGGCGGGCGGCATCACCACGCTGCTCGACATGCCCCTCAACTCCCTGCCGCCCACCACCACGGTCGACCACCTCGCCACCAAGCGGGAGGTCGCCCGCAGCAAGGCGCACATCGACGTCGGCTTCTGGGGCGGCGCGATCCCCTCCAACGTCAAGGACCTGCGGCCGCTGCACGACGCGGGCGTCTTCGGCTTCAAGTGCTTCCTGTCGCCGTCCGGCGTCGAGGAGTTCCCCGAGCTCGACCAGGAGCAGCTCGCCCGCTCCATGGCGGAGATCTCCGGGTTCGGCGGACTGCTGATCGTGCACGCCGAGGACCCGCACCACCTGGCGGCCGCGCCGCAGCAGAGCGGCCCCAGGTACGCCGACTTCCTCGCGTCCCGGCCCCGGGACGCGGAGAACACCGCGATCGAGGGCCTGATCTCGCACGCCAAGCGGCTCGGCGCCCGCGTCCACGTCCTGCACCTCTCCTCCAGTGACGCCCTGCCGCTGATCGCCGCCGCCAAGCGGGACGGGGTCGCCGTCACCGTCGAGTCCTGCCCGCACTTCCTCACGCTCACCGCGGAGGAGGTCCCGGACGGCGCCACCGAGTTCAAGTGCTGCCCGCCCATCCGGGAGGCCGCCAATCAGGACGCGCTCTGGCAGGGCCTCGCCGACGGCACCATCAACTGCATCGTCTCCGACCACTCACCCTGCACCACCGACCTCAAGACCCCGGACTTCGCATCCGCCTGGGGCGGTATCTCCTCGCTCCAGCTCGGCCTGCCCGCGATCTGGACCGAGGCCCGCAAGCGCGGCCACACCCTCGACGACGTCGTCCGCTGGATGGCGAAGGCCCCCGCGGACCTGGCGGGCCTGAGCGCCAAGGGCGCCGTCGAGGCGGGCCGCGACGCCGACTTCGCGGTCCTCGCTCCCGACGAGACCTTCACCGTCGACCCTGCAGAGCTGTACCACCGCAACCAGGCGACCGCGTACGCCGGCAGGACGCTGTACGGGGTCGTCAGATCGACGTGGCTGCGCGGCGAGCGGATCGCGGAGAACGGCAACCTGGCCGCGCCGACGGGCCGGCTGCTCGAAAGGAACAACTGA
- a CDS encoding cytochrome P450 family protein: MTTDATDAAVVDLAALGDGFTRDPYPVYAALRARGPVHRVRMPEGHDAWLIVGYEAGRAALADESLSKEWRNAAPDVGAAQVSSGVTMLSSDAPRHTRLRKLVAREFTTRRVERLAPRVREITDGLLDRMVPLGRADLVDALSFPLPIAVIGELLGVPVADRVDFRNWSNTAVSSPDAALRAQATASMTRYLAGLLDDKRKRPGDDLISALVHQADDEDRLTAEELLGMAWLLLVAGHETTVNLISNGVLALLTHPGQLAALRADLSLIDGAVEETLRWDGPVETPTYRFTTRPCEVGGTTVPGGGQLVLVAIADADRDPARFPDPARFDIRRDARGHLAFGHGVHYRLGAPLARLEARVAIRSLLERCPDLALDAHPAALPWRTGMLIRGPERLPVRW, encoded by the coding sequence GTGACCACTGACGCCACCGACGCCGCAGTCGTCGACCTCGCCGCGCTCGGCGACGGATTCACCCGCGACCCGTACCCCGTCTACGCCGCCCTGCGCGCCCGCGGACCCGTGCACCGCGTACGCATGCCGGAAGGCCACGACGCCTGGCTGATCGTCGGCTACGAGGCGGGCCGGGCCGCCCTCGCGGACGAGTCGCTGTCGAAGGAGTGGCGCAACGCGGCGCCCGACGTGGGCGCCGCGCAGGTCTCGTCCGGTGTCACGATGCTCAGCTCCGACGCCCCGCGCCACACCCGGTTACGCAAGCTGGTCGCCCGCGAGTTCACCACGCGGCGGGTCGAGCGGCTCGCCCCGCGGGTGCGGGAGATCACCGACGGGCTGCTGGACCGGATGGTCCCCCTGGGGCGGGCCGACCTCGTCGACGCGCTGTCCTTCCCACTGCCCATAGCCGTCATCGGCGAGCTGCTGGGGGTGCCGGTCGCCGACCGGGTCGACTTCAGGAACTGGTCGAACACCGCCGTGTCCTCGCCCGACGCGGCGCTGCGAGCGCAGGCCACCGCGTCGATGACGCGCTATCTGGCCGGACTGCTGGACGACAAGCGCAAGCGGCCCGGCGACGACCTGATCAGCGCGCTCGTCCACCAGGCCGACGACGAGGACCGGCTCACCGCGGAGGAACTGCTGGGCATGGCGTGGCTGCTGCTCGTCGCGGGTCACGAGACGACCGTCAACCTCATCTCCAACGGTGTCCTCGCCCTGCTGACCCACCCCGGCCAACTCGCGGCACTGCGCGCGGACCTCTCGCTCATCGACGGTGCCGTGGAGGAGACACTCCGCTGGGACGGCCCCGTCGAGACCCCCACGTACCGCTTCACCACCCGGCCCTGCGAGGTCGGTGGCACCACCGTCCCCGGCGGCGGGCAGCTCGTGCTGGTCGCCATCGCCGACGCCGACCGTGACCCGGCCCGGTTCCCGGACCCGGCGCGCTTCGACATCCGTCGCGACGCCCGGGGCCATCTGGCCTTCGGCCACGGGGTGCACTACCGCCTGGGCGCGCCGCTGGCGCGCCTCGAGGCGCGCGTCGCGATCCGGTCGCTGCTGGAGCGCTGCCCGGACCTCGCCCTGGACGCCCACCCGGCGGCCCTGCCGTGGCGGACCGGCATGCTCATCCGGGGGCCGGAGAGGCTGCCGGTCCGCTGGTAG
- a CDS encoding GH92 family glycosyl hydrolase — MHQLLRRIRARTSRAAVIPLAAGLAWGGLLAPAPAAQAAAPVAEDPAALVDPFVGTQNFGNTFPGASAPFGMVQVSPDTGGQGGYDYQQDRIHGFSQTHLSGVGCSVVGELPLMPTTGAVDTVDPARYRSAYSHEDEEAEPGYYRVGLQTYGIDAELTATPRTGWQRYTFPATGEANVLFNTGKANQRVYDSEVHVVGDRTVEGRVEAGNFCAGKDRHTVYFTATFDRPFAAYGTWRGDTRAPGSRDAEGEGGNGAWVTFDAADDRDVVVKVGLSYTGPDGARKNLAAETGDSYDFDATRAALRATWQRQLGSVRVGGGTLERQRAFYTALYHAQLHPNLAGDVDGRYAGFDGGTHTADGFTPYQNFSLWDTYRPQNQLLELLQPQVARDVALSVVAAGRDGGWLPRWALANSETNIMTGDPVTPFLVEAWSKGLLAGHEEEAYALLRKNATSTPPADSPYNGRSGVEHYAARGYVPSGLELGEDCADKGGDNDCKHPASATLEYAAADASLALMARALGHDADARLFAARGQWYRNLWDSEIGQFRPRTAEGTWLTPYDPVEAAHQFHEGGAHQYQWLVPQDPAGLVALMGGRATTEERLDRFFAYDKLLADPERTAREDWISAPYDYYGKPTYNPNNEPDLHAPYMYLWAGAPAKTATVVRAAMTLFTTGPDGMTGNDDLGTMSAWYVFSSLGLYPTMSGGDFLAVSSPQFSSAVVEVGEYGTEQGGTLTIEAPGASDTTRYIQRSSFDGRDLRRTWLDWDAVAHGGTLTHELGDTPSAWGTGKDAEPPSVNRAAADSRRHLDASLRTGSDVVPESDAPQTAHLALDVLGQAPGALHVTVRATAPEGWRVRVPSAFRLDSRRLPVQRTVEPEVTVPAQAAPGSYRVRFEVSATGAGSVTREATVEVREPGACAVRAEGQCAVDLTREANHDGTATVAASGEGDFDGGGWSYDAALLPEAGQVTWGGVVYQAPDASGTADNFTEARGQSLLLPAGKHEALRLVAAAHNGTVATTLTVRYTDGTSDELPVTVGDWAGSAPTGSTVALDMDHRIRRGQGVDGPSVRLFATAAPLDTGRTVRSLSLPDDRRVEVYAITLD, encoded by the coding sequence ATGCATCAACTGCTGAGGAGAATACGGGCGCGCACGTCGCGGGCCGCCGTGATCCCGCTGGCCGCCGGGCTGGCGTGGGGCGGCCTGCTGGCCCCCGCGCCGGCCGCACAGGCCGCGGCCCCGGTGGCAGAGGACCCCGCCGCGCTGGTCGACCCGTTCGTCGGGACACAGAACTTCGGCAACACCTTCCCCGGCGCGAGCGCCCCGTTCGGCATGGTGCAGGTCAGCCCGGACACCGGCGGCCAGGGCGGCTACGACTACCAGCAGGACAGGATCCACGGCTTCAGTCAGACCCATCTCTCGGGTGTCGGCTGCTCCGTCGTCGGCGAACTGCCCCTGATGCCCACCACCGGAGCGGTCGACACCGTCGATCCGGCCCGGTACCGCTCGGCCTACTCCCACGAGGACGAGGAGGCCGAGCCCGGCTACTACCGCGTCGGCCTGCAGACGTACGGCATCGACGCGGAGCTGACCGCCACGCCCCGCACCGGCTGGCAGCGCTACACCTTCCCCGCGACGGGCGAGGCCAACGTCCTGTTCAACACGGGCAAGGCCAACCAGCGGGTGTACGACTCGGAGGTCCATGTCGTCGGTGACCGCACCGTCGAAGGACGCGTCGAGGCCGGGAACTTCTGCGCGGGCAAGGACCGGCACACGGTCTACTTCACCGCCACCTTCGACCGGCCCTTCGCCGCGTACGGCACCTGGCGCGGCGACACCCGCGCCCCCGGCAGCCGTGACGCCGAGGGCGAGGGCGGCAACGGCGCCTGGGTGACGTTCGACGCCGCCGACGACCGGGACGTCGTCGTCAAGGTCGGCCTGTCGTACACGGGCCCGGACGGTGCCCGCAAGAATCTGGCCGCGGAGACCGGGGACTCGTACGACTTCGACGCCACCCGGGCCGCCCTGCGCGCTACCTGGCAGCGGCAGTTGGGCTCCGTGCGGGTCGGCGGCGGCACCCTCGAGCGGCAGCGCGCCTTCTACACCGCGCTCTACCACGCCCAGTTGCACCCGAACCTCGCCGGTGACGTGGACGGCCGGTACGCGGGCTTCGACGGCGGGACGCACACCGCCGACGGGTTCACGCCGTACCAGAACTTCTCCCTGTGGGACACCTACCGGCCGCAGAACCAGCTGCTCGAACTGCTGCAGCCGCAGGTGGCCCGAGACGTGGCACTCTCCGTCGTCGCCGCCGGGCGCGACGGCGGCTGGCTGCCGCGCTGGGCGCTCGCCAACAGCGAGACCAACATCATGACCGGTGACCCGGTGACGCCGTTCCTCGTCGAGGCGTGGTCCAAGGGGCTGCTCGCGGGCCACGAGGAGGAGGCGTACGCGCTGCTGCGGAAGAACGCGACGAGCACCCCGCCGGCCGACTCGCCCTACAACGGCCGCTCGGGCGTGGAGCATTACGCGGCGCGCGGCTATGTGCCCTCCGGCCTGGAGCTCGGCGAGGACTGCGCCGACAAGGGCGGTGACAACGACTGCAAGCACCCCGCCTCCGCGACCCTGGAGTACGCGGCGGCCGACGCCTCGCTGGCGTTGATGGCACGGGCGCTCGGACACGACGCGGACGCCCGCCTGTTCGCGGCGCGCGGCCAGTGGTACCGCAACCTCTGGGACTCGGAGATCGGCCAGTTCCGGCCCCGTACGGCCGAAGGGACCTGGCTGACCCCGTACGACCCGGTCGAGGCGGCCCACCAGTTCCACGAGGGCGGTGCCCACCAGTACCAGTGGCTCGTCCCGCAGGACCCGGCGGGACTGGTCGCGCTGATGGGCGGCCGGGCCACCACCGAGGAGCGGCTCGACAGGTTCTTCGCCTACGACAAGCTGCTCGCGGACCCGGAGCGCACGGCACGCGAGGACTGGATCTCCGCCCCGTACGACTACTACGGCAAGCCCACCTACAACCCGAACAACGAGCCCGATCTGCACGCCCCGTACATGTATCTGTGGGCCGGGGCGCCCGCGAAGACGGCGACCGTCGTCCGCGCCGCGATGACACTGTTCACCACCGGCCCCGACGGCATGACCGGCAACGACGACCTCGGCACGATGTCCGCCTGGTACGTCTTCTCCTCGCTCGGCCTCTACCCGACGATGAGCGGCGGCGACTTCCTCGCCGTCTCCAGCCCGCAGTTCTCCTCGGCCGTCGTCGAGGTCGGCGAGTACGGCACGGAGCAGGGCGGCACACTGACCATCGAGGCACCCGGCGCGAGCGACACCACCCGCTACATCCAGCGCTCGTCGTTCGACGGCCGGGACCTGCGCCGGACGTGGCTCGACTGGGACGCGGTCGCCCACGGCGGCACGCTCACCCACGAACTCGGCGACACGCCGTCGGCCTGGGGCACCGGCAAGGACGCGGAGCCGCCGTCGGTCAACCGCGCGGCAGCCGACTCCCGCCGGCATCTGGACGCCTCCCTGCGGACCGGCTCCGACGTCGTACCGGAGAGCGACGCGCCGCAGACCGCACACCTCGCGCTCGACGTGCTCGGTCAGGCACCGGGCGCGCTGCACGTCACCGTGCGGGCGACGGCGCCCGAGGGGTGGCGGGTGCGGGTGCCGTCGGCCTTCCGGCTCGACTCACGACGGCTGCCGGTGCAGCGGACGGTGGAGCCGGAGGTGACCGTCCCGGCCCAGGCCGCGCCGGGCTCCTACCGGGTGCGGTTCGAGGTCTCGGCCACCGGCGCGGGCAGTGTGACGCGCGAGGCGACCGTGGAGGTCCGCGAGCCGGGCGCGTGCGCGGTCCGGGCCGAGGGACAGTGCGCGGTCGACCTCACCCGTGAGGCGAACCACGACGGCACCGCGACGGTGGCCGCGTCCGGTGAGGGCGACTTCGACGGCGGCGGCTGGAGCTACGACGCCGCGCTGCTGCCGGAGGCGGGCCAGGTGACCTGGGGCGGCGTCGTGTACCAGGCGCCCGACGCGTCCGGCACCGCGGACAACTTCACCGAGGCCCGCGGGCAGTCGCTGCTGCTGCCGGCCGGGAAGCACGAGGCGCTGCGGCTGGTGGCGGCCGCCCACAACGGCACCGTCGCCACCACCCTCACCGTCCGCTACACCGACGGCACCAGCGACGAGCTTCCCGTCACCGTGGGCGACTGGGCGGGTTCCGCGCCCACCGGCAGCACCGTCGCCCTGGACATGGACCACCGCATCCGGCGGGGGCAGGGCGTCGACGGGCCGTCGGTCCGGCTGTTCGCGACGGCGGCGCCGCTGGACACGGGCCGGACCGTGCGTTCGCTGAGCCTGCCGGACGACCGGCGGGTCGAGGTGTACGCGATCACGCTCGACTGA
- a CDS encoding IclR family transcriptional regulator gives MPTSSASATDAAKPAASGGVQSLERAFDLLERMADAGGEVGLSELSASSGLPLPTIHRLMRTLVACGYVRQQPNRRYALGPRLIRLGESASRLLGTWARPYLARLVEETGETANMALLDGDEIVYVAQVPSKHSMRMFTEVGRRVLPHSTGVGKALLAHTPADEVRALLARTGMPAATEKTITTPEGFLEALEQVRRAGYAVDDNEQEIGVRCLAVSVPDSPTAAAVSISGPAGRVTEAATEKMVPLLQEVARDLSAALANTNGQA, from the coding sequence GTGCCGACGTCCAGCGCCAGCGCCACCGACGCAGCCAAGCCCGCCGCCAGCGGCGGCGTGCAGTCCCTTGAGCGCGCCTTCGACCTGCTCGAACGAATGGCCGACGCCGGTGGCGAGGTCGGTCTCAGCGAGCTCTCCGCCAGCAGCGGTCTCCCCCTGCCCACCATCCACCGGCTCATGCGCACCCTGGTCGCCTGCGGCTACGTACGGCAGCAGCCCAACCGCCGCTATGCGCTCGGCCCCCGGCTGATCCGCCTCGGCGAGTCCGCGTCCCGCCTCCTCGGCACCTGGGCACGCCCCTATCTGGCCCGCCTCGTCGAGGAGACCGGCGAGACCGCCAACATGGCGCTGCTCGACGGCGACGAGATCGTGTACGTGGCCCAGGTGCCCTCGAAGCACTCGATGCGCATGTTCACCGAGGTCGGCCGTCGGGTGCTGCCGCACTCCACCGGCGTGGGCAAGGCCCTCCTCGCGCACACCCCGGCGGACGAGGTACGGGCACTGCTGGCCCGTACCGGCATGCCGGCCGCGACCGAGAAGACGATCACGACGCCGGAAGGCTTCCTGGAGGCGCTGGAGCAGGTCCGCAGGGCCGGTTACGCGGTGGACGACAACGAGCAGGAGATCGGTGTCCGCTGCCTGGCGGTCTCCGTGCCCGACTCCCCCACGGCCGCCGCGGTCTCGATCTCCGGTCCGGCGGGCCGGGTGACGGAGGCGGCCACGGAGAAGATGGTGCCGCTGCTCCAGGAGGTCGCCCGCGACCTGTCCGCGGCACTCGCGAACACCAACGGACAGGCCTGA
- a CDS encoding SDR family oxidoreductase: protein MNGKVALVTGGSRGIGAATALRLARGGADVAITYVAGKDAAEEVVRRIEAAGRRGLALRAYSGDAAEAAEAVARTADALGGLDILINNAGVGVLGPLENIAVTDVDRVLGVNVRGTYLTSRAAAARMGSGSRIITIGTCMPQRVPGPGGTLCAMSKTALTGLTKAPPGFAGRYPQARELGGRGITANIVHPGPIDTDMNPADGPYAEPQKADTALGRFGAPDEVASTVAYLAGDEAAYVTGAEFSVDGGHAA from the coding sequence ATGAACGGCAAGGTGGCTCTGGTGACCGGCGGCAGCCGCGGGATCGGCGCGGCGACCGCACTGCGCCTGGCCCGCGGCGGCGCCGATGTGGCGATCACCTATGTGGCGGGGAAGGACGCCGCGGAGGAGGTCGTCCGGCGGATCGAGGCGGCAGGCCGGCGCGGCCTGGCGCTGCGCGCCTACTCGGGCGACGCGGCCGAGGCCGCCGAGGCGGTGGCCCGCACCGCCGATGCCCTCGGCGGGCTCGACATCCTCATCAACAACGCGGGCGTGGGTGTGCTCGGGCCGCTGGAGAACATCGCGGTCACCGACGTGGACCGGGTGCTCGGGGTGAACGTACGGGGCACCTACCTCACGTCCCGCGCGGCCGCCGCCCGCATGGGGAGCGGCTCGCGCATCATCACGATAGGCACCTGCATGCCCCAGCGCGTCCCCGGCCCCGGCGGCACCCTCTGCGCGATGAGCAAAACGGCGCTGACCGGCCTGACGAAGGCTCCCCCTGGCTTCGCCGGGAGGTACCCCCAGGCACGGGAGTTGGGTGGGCGGGGCATCACCGCGAACATCGTCCACCCGGGCCCGATCGACACCGACATGAACCCGGCGGACGGCCCGTACGCGGAGCCGCAGAAGGCGGACACGGCACTGGGCCGCTTCGGCGCCCCGGACGAGGTCGCGTCGACGGTCGCCTATCTGGCGGGCGACGAGGCGGCGTACGTCACGGGCGCGGAGTTCTCCGTGGACGGCGGCCACGCGGCCTGA